From the Phyllobacterium sp. T1293 genome, the window AGCGTGCGACACAGACTGTGAGCCTGCAGTCTGACGGCGAAATGGTTCGCGTAACCACATAATGAGTCGGGACGCTTCGATAGAACTGGATTTTGGTGACAACGCATATCACTTTCGATTGGGGTGGGGTGAGTTGGCCAAAATTCAGGAGGCATGCGATGCAGGGCCTTATGTGGTTTTGCATCGCCTATCTACGCAGAGTTGGCTTCTTAACGATATCAAGGAAGTAATTCGCTGGGGTTTGATCGGTGGTGGAATGACACCGTTGTCGGCATTGAATCTCGTTAGAGACTATGTCGAAGGCAGGCCGCCCGTTGAAAGCGTAATGCATGCACAGGCCATATTGTCTGCTGGATTGATGGGGGCTCCCGAGGAGGAGTTGGGAAAAGATCAGGCGGCAAGTCGCGAGGCGAACCACTCGACGACCTCCCCAACGGAAAGTTGAGACTTGCCGCGGTTTACGGAAATGGCGCAGTGATGGGTTTCACGCCTCAAGAAGTGAATGCCATGTCCATTTGGCAGTTTATGGCAGCACTGGATGGCTATGAAAAGGCCAATTCTAGCGGTGAAGACAAAAAACTGACCGAACAAGAAAAAGACGAGCTTTTTGAGTGGATTCTTGAGGGTTAACGCAATTTGCAGAACGCAATGGTGTTATCGCCACTATATGGACTCTTAATGTTGAGAGTCCATTTCCCCTCAAAGATCGCACCTTTGGCTTTGATCATTTCGGCCATTTGAACGCATAGTTTTCGCGCCTCGCCGGATGACATGTCAATCACAGCCGTAATGCTGGAATTCCATCCCGACACTTCGCATTTTTGCGAGGACATCCCTGTTGCGTCGATGGATTCGCATACTTTGTAGGCATCGCTTACGGCGTCTGCAAACGAGACTGACGGCGCCGCGATCAACATGGCCGAGACAATCAGTATTTTCTTCATACCTTCTACCTTTAGGAACAGCCGATGGCCCGCGATCTGGAAACACTAGTCGTGCAGTTGTCTGCTGACATCAAGAAATACGAGAATGCACTAAACAAAGCAAACGGTCTGACCAATCGTCAGATGAATAGCATTGAGGGCAGGGTACGCAAGAGCAGCAAGAATATTGCTTCTTCATTGAGTGGGCTCGGAGGTGTCGTCGCAGGAGCATTCGCAGGTGGTGTCGCACTAAAAGGCGCGCAAGACCTTTTGGACGCGTCGACACGCATCACTAACGCCCTAAAGGTTGCAGGGCTTTCTGGTAACGACCTCAAGACCGTATATGACGCTCTGTTTGTGAGTGCTCAGAAAAATGCGGCACCACTTGAAAGTCTCGTGACGCTTTACGGACGTGTTTCTCTTGTCCAAAAAGAACTGAACATCAATCAGCAGCAACTTATCGGATTCACTGACAAGGTCGCGCTTGCGTTGCGCGTGGCCGGTACGGACGCTTCCACAGCATCAGGCGCATTGCTGCAGCTTAGCCAAGCACTTGGCTCTGGCACTGTACGCGCCGAAGAGTTTAACTCTGTGCAGGAAGGCGCATTGCCAATCCTCCAGGCCGTAGCGGCGGGGATGAAAGAGGCCGGTGGGTCAGTTTCAAAACTGCGCGCACTGGTTATCGATGGGAAGGTTTCATCTGAGGCGTTTTTCAAGGCGTTTGAAGCTGGGTCGCCTATCCTGGAAGAGAAGGTGGCAGGATCAACACTGACTGTCAGCCAAGGCTTTACCCGTCTCGGCAACATTATGATTAATGTTGCTCGCGAGTTCGACAACAGCACCGACGCAGCAATGCTGATTACCAAGTTCCTCAAAGAGCTTGGTGATGTTTTCCAACAGTTGGGCGGGTGGATCACAGCGGCAACAGGCCCGCTTGCTGAATTTGCAGGATATCTAGATACGGTTTCCGCGTCGGCTCAGCAGACCGGCGCTGCTATCGGCAAGTTCCTTGGTACAGATAAGGTTGGCCAGTTCTTTGGTGCCACTGGACCAAAGCCTACTGACAAACAAATACAAGACCGCATCAATACGGCATTCGGCACCAGTGCAAAACCTGGGACAACTGCCGACATTACAGGCGGCGGCACTCTTCGCCCTAACGCCATCAAGCCGATCTCGATTGAAGACTACAAGCCAGTCGGGAAACCAAAGAAGGCCAAAGCAGTACCAAAAACCGCCGACGACCGCATTACAGCAGACATCCAGCAGGTCAAGGATCGCACCGAGGCACTTCGCCTTGAAGCGGAGATGGTTGGCAAGTCGTACCAGGCGCAGGAGGCCCGCAAAATGGCTCTCGACCTCGAACAATCGGCCTTGGCTGATTTGCGAGAGGAGGCCCGTAAGAAGGGTGTCACTGATCTGGATAGCATCAAGCTTTCATCGGAGCAGGTAGCAAAGATCAATGCTGTTTCTGAAGCCTACGGGCGTCAGGCTGAAGAGCTTCGCAAGGTTCAGGAGACGCAGGAGCGCGCAGAATCCGCAGCTTCCGAATTCTACGACACGTTCAAGAGTGGCGTCATTGGTGCGATTACCGGCGCTGAAAGCCTGAAAGACGCATTGTCTGGCATTCTGAAGAAGCTCGCTGAGATGCTACTGAATTCCGCCTTTGACCAATTGTTCAAACCCGCATCCGGAAATTCTGCTGGCGGAATGTTCGGTGGAATATTTGGCAGTATCGGCAAACTACTCGGCTTCGACAAGGGTGGATATACGGGGGCTGGCGGCAAGAATGATCCCGCAGGTATCGTCCACAAAGGCGAGTATGTCATCCCAAAGAGCATTGTCGATAAGGTTGGTGTCGGTGGCATCCATTCCATGTTGGGTGGGTACGCAGGGGGCGGTTTAGTCGGTCGCGCTCCAAATATGCCGAGATTGCATTCTCAATCCAGCCGCAGCCAACCAGTAAGCGTCGTGTATTCTCCATCAATTGACGCTCGCGGTGCTGATGCAGCAGCCGTCACACGACTTGAGCAGGCAATGGCACGTGATCGCCAAGAACTCCCTGCACACATCGTTACCACAGTTCGCAAGGCTCAGAAGAGTAGGGTGTTGAGTTGAGGTTAGTCTAGAGCGTAGCGCTCCTTGGCTGCCTCAACGGCCTCCTCGAACGTATTGAATAGGCTAGGAAGTTTACCGACAATCGTGGGTGGGCTCGCATTCAGATCAGCCAAAGAAAGATTCCATCCATCTCTTTGGCGAGTGATCCTGATCTCATTCTTTACTTCCACTTTAATTTTAACGGCCATTTCCCACTCCCTTTGGTTGTGGGTTGAAACAATCACAACCTACCAGAGGAGTCCATGATGGAACATGCAAACATATTCGTAGGCCATAGAGATAGGAATCTTGATCCAGTTGTGGAGGCCGATGGAAAATTGCTCGGCACTGTTCAGCAGGTGAAGGATTTCATCGCCCAATGGGAAAATCAGTTCGTTCCAGCGTGCACGTGCGGCGACTTCGAACGACGCGTCATAGATATTATTCGTAAGGCGAAACAGCATCGCCAGCTTTAGGCTTTTCTAAAAATGGCAATCACCTACCCATACGACCTTCTGACTGAATTTCCTGGCTGGTCGACTGAATTTGATTTGGCCTACCGACAGGAGCAAAGCCGCACTGCAGGAGGGAAAACCTATGTCAAGGACATGGGCGACCCTCTCTGGCAGGCAACTTACCAGTCGCGCTCTATGTCTGCGAACGAATTGGATGGATGGCGTGCACGATTCAAGGCTCTCGAAAATGGACTTAATCAGTTTCGCGCTTGGTCTAGGTCGCGGTGTTATCCTATCGCTTATCCCGGTGGTCAATTCTTCGGGCAGGATAGCTTTGCTAACTTGCTGGCGAATCCGGGCTTTGAAACGGGTCTAGCCACACCTTGGCAAGGAGTTGACGGTGTAAATATCACCATTGCATCTGGAGGTGGCGGCACTCATTCAGGAGCGTACGCACTTTTAATGAACAAAGGTGCCTCTGGCATAGGAGCTGGAACAAACAGAGCCGCCTTTCAGGTTGTATCGGGCATTCAGGCAAACAAGCAATATCAGCTATCCGGATGGATTAACGGCGTAACTGCGGGCGCATCTGCTGGTGCCTTCCTTAAGGTTGAATGGCGTGACGCAGCGAACGCAAGCCTCGGATTTATCAACGTCGTAAATAATGTCGGTTATACCATGCTATGGACGGCAGTGTCTGGCGCCCTAGTTGCGCCTGCCGCGGCCATAACTGCAATTGTTTACCTAAATCTTTCAGTTAACGGTGCGGCTCAGTATCTGGCATTTGATGACATTTCATTCTCACGCTACGAAACTTTCACAGGCCTCAACGCACAGGTAAATTCTATCAACGCCAACCGCAAAGCCATCACGCTTAAAGGCTTGAACGGCGGATACACTGGCAAGATCGGCGACTATATCCAGATTGGAACGCGCAATCTCCATCAGGTGATGGAGGACTTCACTGCCAACACATCCGGCGTGACAGGCGAGTTTGAAATCAGATCGCACCTTTGGCCAGAGTCCGCGGTGAATGACACCGTGGCAGTGGTCAGGCCATCCTGTAACATGACGATGGTTCCGGGTAGTTTGAGTACTACTGCCGAGTTAGCTACTGGCCGTGGCACGATAAGTTTTCAGGCCATGGAAGATCGATAAGAGCCGGGTGATAAAGGCCCACTGTAACCGCTGACAGGCTTAAATGCTGAGGCTGTGAAAAAGCGACAAGCGGGTTAGAGGCCCGCACCAATTTCCGAACGACGATAATCCACAACGATAGACGCTCGTCTATAGGAGCAATCATGCGCAACATTTCTTCTGGCAACCTTGCGTTGCTTCAGGGGCGTCAACTTGTGGCGCGTGATTTCCTCTGGATTGTGGCTCGGTCTTTTGATGGATCGCCTTATCCATACGGTTTCTGGTCTGGCGTTGGCGATATCAGTGCTCCAGTGACAAATCCCGATACAGGCTTGCCCAACACTCGCAACTTCGAAGGTTCTGGCACCCTTATCCAGATCGGCGATGTTCCGCAGGTCGCCAATATCACTGTCCAGAACGTCACGATTTCCATGTCACAGATTGATGCTGGCGTTGCCAATATCGTTCGAGGGCATGATCTGAAGCAGGCACGTATCGAAATATACCGCGGGCTGTTCAATCCAGATACGCGTCAGTTGGTCGATCCCGCATTTTTACGGTGGATTGGCTTTGTCGACAAAGTAACGATCAAGACTCCCAAAGAGAATGACGCGGGCAGTGTTGAGATTGAGTGTGCCAGCCACACTCAGGAAATGACTCGAGGCAACCCGGATCGTCGCGCCAATGACAGCCAGAGACTTCGCTCGGCCACTGACAACTTCTTTGAGGACGTGACTACCGTTGGCGAGACTGAATTCTTCTGGGGGCAAAAGGCTGGAAAAGTAGAGACGGTTGCCAGCCCGTCTCTCAAAACCAAAGTTATATTAAGCGGTAAATGATCAGACGCGCACGAAAAGAGGACATGTCGCGCGTGCTGGTCATGGCACGTGATTTCCACAAATCAAGCGGCGTGCATTTTCCATTCAGCGCTGCACATGCCTCCCTGTTGTTTAGTGCCTCGATAAGTGAACCGGATAGATGCTGCTTTGTCATAGAGGATGACGGACTGCATGGCGTCATTGCTGCACAGGCATACGATTACCCACTAGCAAATATTCGCGCCGCCATGGAATCGTTCTGGTGGGTACGTCCAAAATACTGGCGGAAAATGCCAGCCCTTATCCAAGAATATGAGGATTGGGCAGCTTTCCGCGATTGCTCCATTGTTGGCATGGGGATGATCGGCGGCGCTAGAGCCAGCCGCGCTTTTAAACGCCTTGGCTACGAGCCAGTCGAACAGATGTTTTCCAAGCGCATTTAGTCGCTCCAAGCCATGCTTAAGGATATCCCATGCCAGTTTTTGCAGGCCTAACAACCGCTATCGGCGGATTGCTGGGCGGTACGTTTTTGTCTGGTATCGGTGGCATACTGCTCAAAGCCGTTGTTGGTGTCGGGCTAAGCTTTGCCGCGCAGGCCCTTGCAGGCAAGCCAAAAGAACAGAAATTCAGCGTCAACGGCAAGCTTCAGTCTGGCGGTGACGTTTCCCGTTCGTTCATACTCGGGCATACGGTCACTGCTGGCTCGCTGGTCTACGCCAATACATGGACGCAGGGCAGCAAAACCCCAAACAAATATTTCACGCAGGTCATTGCACTTTCGGATTTGCCAATTGCTGGCCTGACACAGTTCTTCGTCAACGGCGAAGCAGTCACGATTGATCCAATCCTTGATCCTGACGACAAGGGCTTTCAGATTGCCGAGTATCGGCGCGGCTCTGACAATCATCTATGGATTCGCTTCCACGATGGCACGCAGACAGCCGCTGACAGCCTTCTCGTCAATAAGGTGTCTTCGTCGGTCAGGCCGTGGCAATCAACGCGTATTGGCACTGGCGTGGCCTACGCTGTCGTTACGGCGCAGGTTGATGCAGAACTATTCACTGGCTTTCCTCAGTTCAAATTCGAAGTGCAGGGAACCAAGCTTTACGATCCATCACGAGATAGCTCTGTTGGTGGTTCTGGCACACAGCGCTTTGACACTCCATCCACATGGGGTGGTGACGGCGACGATCTGCCGGCAGTCCAGATTTACAACCTGCTTCGCGGCATTACATACGGCGCAAGCTGGCTTTATGGTTTGCAGGGTCTTGCTGCAACGCGCCTTCCTACTTCCGAGTGGATTGCGCAGATCAACAAGTGTCGCGCGCTCATTGCGGGACCAGACGGCAACGAGGCGACTTATCTCACGGGCGGCGAAGTCCAGCTTGACGCGCAGTTGGCTGATGCCATTGAAGCAATCCTTACGGGCTGCCAAGGCAAGCTAACTGAATACGGCGGGCTGTATTCCATCTACGTTGGCGCACCAGATGCTCCGACGTTTGCATTCGATGACAGCCAGGTTCTGTCAACCGAAGAGCAGGAATTTACGCCGTTCTTTGGTTTGGCTGACACCATCAACGGTATCAGCGCGACATACCCGGAACCAAAGGAAAGCTGGAATACCAAGACCGCACCAGCACTGACCGTAGCAGACCTTGAGGCCGAAGACGGCAACCGTCGCATGATGGCGGATGTGCAGTACGACATGGTGTATCGCGCAAGTCAGGTTCAACGCCTGATGCGGTCGGCACTGTTGGAGGCACGAAGGGCTCGACGACACACACTCGTGTTGCCGCCAGAGTTCTGGCCTTATGCTGTTCCGGGTGCCGTGTGCCAGTTTACGTCTGTTCGCAATGGTTATGTCGGCAAGCTATTCCGCATTGAT encodes:
- a CDS encoding gene transfer agent family protein, whose protein sequence is MSRDASIELDFGDNAYHFRLGWGELAKIQEACDAGPYVVLHRLSTQSWLLNDIKEVIRWGLIGGGMTPLSALNLVRDYVEGRPPVESVMHAQAILSAGLMGAPEEELGKDQAASREANHSTTSPTES
- a CDS encoding tape measure protein is translated as MARDLETLVVQLSADIKKYENALNKANGLTNRQMNSIEGRVRKSSKNIASSLSGLGGVVAGAFAGGVALKGAQDLLDASTRITNALKVAGLSGNDLKTVYDALFVSAQKNAAPLESLVTLYGRVSLVQKELNINQQQLIGFTDKVALALRVAGTDASTASGALLQLSQALGSGTVRAEEFNSVQEGALPILQAVAAGMKEAGGSVSKLRALVIDGKVSSEAFFKAFEAGSPILEEKVAGSTLTVSQGFTRLGNIMINVAREFDNSTDAAMLITKFLKELGDVFQQLGGWITAATGPLAEFAGYLDTVSASAQQTGAAIGKFLGTDKVGQFFGATGPKPTDKQIQDRINTAFGTSAKPGTTADITGGGTLRPNAIKPISIEDYKPVGKPKKAKAVPKTADDRITADIQQVKDRTEALRLEAEMVGKSYQAQEARKMALDLEQSALADLREEARKKGVTDLDSIKLSSEQVAKINAVSEAYGRQAEELRKVQETQERAESAASEFYDTFKSGVIGAITGAESLKDALSGILKKLAEMLLNSAFDQLFKPASGNSAGGMFGGIFGSIGKLLGFDKGGYTGAGGKNDPAGIVHKGEYVIPKSIVDKVGVGGIHSMLGGYAGGGLVGRAPNMPRLHSQSSRSQPVSVVYSPSIDARGADAAAVTRLEQAMARDRQELPAHIVTTVRKAQKSRVLS
- a CDS encoding carbohydrate binding domain-containing protein; the protein is MAITYPYDLLTEFPGWSTEFDLAYRQEQSRTAGGKTYVKDMGDPLWQATYQSRSMSANELDGWRARFKALENGLNQFRAWSRSRCYPIAYPGGQFFGQDSFANLLANPGFETGLATPWQGVDGVNITIASGGGGTHSGAYALLMNKGASGIGAGTNRAAFQVVSGIQANKQYQLSGWINGVTAGASAGAFLKVEWRDAANASLGFINVVNNVGYTMLWTAVSGALVAPAAAITAIVYLNLSVNGAAQYLAFDDISFSRYETFTGLNAQVNSINANRKAITLKGLNGGYTGKIGDYIQIGTRNLHQVMEDFTANTSGVTGEFEIRSHLWPESAVNDTVAVVRPSCNMTMVPGSLSTTAELATGRGTISFQAMEDR
- a CDS encoding GNAT family N-acetyltransferase; translation: MSRVLVMARDFHKSSGVHFPFSAAHASLLFSASISEPDRCCFVIEDDGLHGVIAAQAYDYPLANIRAAMESFWWVRPKYWRKMPALIQEYEDWAAFRDCSIVGMGMIGGARASRAFKRLGYEPVEQMFSKRI
- a CDS encoding phage tail protein; protein product: MPVFAGLTTAIGGLLGGTFLSGIGGILLKAVVGVGLSFAAQALAGKPKEQKFSVNGKLQSGGDVSRSFILGHTVTAGSLVYANTWTQGSKTPNKYFTQVIALSDLPIAGLTQFFVNGEAVTIDPILDPDDKGFQIAEYRRGSDNHLWIRFHDGTQTAADSLLVNKVSSSVRPWQSTRIGTGVAYAVVTAQVDAELFTGFPQFKFEVQGTKLYDPSRDSSVGGSGTQRFDTPSTWGGDGDDLPAVQIYNLLRGITYGASWLYGLQGLAATRLPTSEWIAQINKCRALIAGPDGNEATYLTGGEVQLDAQLADAIEAILTGCQGKLTEYGGLYSIYVGAPDAPTFAFDDSQVLSTEEQEFTPFFGLADTINGISATYPEPKESWNTKTAPALTVADLEAEDGNRRMMADVQYDMVYRASQVQRLMRSALLEARRARRHTLVLPPEFWPYAVPGAVCQFTSVRNGYVGKLFRIDGVADKGNLDVTVDMTEVDPSDYDWNQGTDYTPPIFVPITPSRPDPQPIIDWFVAPENVPDNNGVPRRPGIRLSWDGAQEDVIGVEFEVRLASSLVTIYQGRMDQPTIGSLLISQGLLPNTLYGVRGRYIPGTARSTLWSGWLNVTTANVLLGSEDIYTQDIVDEVNQEIGGHLEWAGNTTRWLTEKVQQIDDLIAETGAQSTTDKFELLASIGSVTASYTRDIQVVATATQAAVSRIETLEVNLAGVPGQIAAVATAVDALTVTVTTLNGVVTAQATAITNLNVSVGSVSANGLFRVETTATESGALSTIGLSASATSGGVTTQAALFISAQSGGISTVTIRADRFVISNGTNIEAPFIFVGGVAQMQAARINVVTAGMLRSSDSKMQIDLTNKRILISD